From a single Wolbachia endosymbiont of Oedothorax gibbosus genomic region:
- a CDS encoding IS630 family transposase (programmed frameshift), which produces MPAAYSYDLRKKAMEALDEGESRETVAARFKIGRTTLWEWQQRRKETGDFQSKKLGNGGYNHKITDWDAFAKFARENGGKTLLEMAKLWSNVSIQTIHRALKKIGFTRKKKTYGYKERSEEKRAKFLKIIATKEPKNLVYIDESGIDNTEDYPYGYCQKGQRFYALKSGKKTQRISMIAALSERKIVAPLTFEGHCNMDIFNGWFEQFLIPTLEPGQTVILDNATFHKSDKIIKLAKGIGAEILYLPPYSPDFNKIEHHWFAIKNRVRKNIPLFKSFRHAVDSAFL; this is translated from the exons ATGCCAGCAGCATATAGTTATGACTTAAGGAAAAAAGCAATGGAAGCTCTAGACGAGGGAGAAAGCAGAGAAACAGTGGCAGCAAGATTTAAAATTGGACGAACTACTTTGTGGGAGTGGCAGCAAAGAAGAAAAGAAACAGGTGACTTTCAATCAAAAAAACTTGGAAATGGAGGTTACAATCACAAAATTACCGACTGGGATGCCTTTGCTAAATTTGCCAGAGAAAACGGAGGAAAGACTCTATTGGAAATGGCTAAACTTTGGAGCAACGTTAGTATCCAAACTATCCACCGAGCCCTGAAAAAAATTGGATTTACACGCA AAAAAAAGACCTATGGGTACAAGGAAAGAAGCGAAGAAAAACGTGCTAAATTCTTGAAAATTATAGCAACAAAAGAACCTAAAAACTTAGTGTATATAGATGAGTCTGGCATTGACAACACTGAAGACTACCCCTATGGATATTGTCAGAAGGGACAGCGGTTTTATGCCCTAAAATCTGGGAAGAAAACTCAACGAATCAGTATGATTGCAGCTTTAAGTGAAAGAAAAATAGTTGCTCCATTAACCTTTGAAGGCCACTGTAATATGGATATTTTTAATGGATGGTTTGAGCAATTTTTGATACCGACCTTGGAACCTGGACAAACTGTCATTCTTGACAATGCTACTTTTCATAAGTCTGATAAGATCATTAAGCTTGCTAAAGGGATTGGTGCAGAAATTTTGTATCTGCCACCGTATTCTCCAGATTTTAACAAAATTGAACATCATTGGTTTGCTATAAAAAACAGAGTCAGGAAAAACATTCCTCTATTCAAGTCTTTTCGTCATGCTGTTGATTCTGCCTTTCTATGA